CTCCCCCATCGGCGAGCAGGTGCTGCGGCGCGCCCTGCAGGAGGCCGGGCTCGACGACCAGGTCCGGGTGAGCAGCGCCGGCACCGGCGACTGGCACGTGGGCGCCGGCGCGCACCGCGGTTCGGTCCGGGTGCTGGCCGAGGCCGGCTATCCGACCGAGCACACCGCACGGCAGTTGACCCGGGCCGATCTGGCCGAGATCGACCTGGTGCTGGCGGCCGATCGGGATCACCGCGCCCTGGTCAAGCGGATGCTGAGCGAGCCGGAGCGGGACAAGGTCCGGCTGCTGCGGGATTTCGACCCGGACGCCGACGGCGACGAGGTCCCCGACCCGTACTACGGCCCGCACCAGGGGTTCGTCGAGGTGTTGACGATGACGCAGGCGGCGGTGCCCGGCGTTATCGCCGAGATCCGGCGGCTGCTGGCCGAGCAGGACCGATGAACCAGCGGTCACGATGACCGGCCCGCGGACGGCTCCGGCCCCCGAGCGGCCCGGCGGCCTGCGGCGGCTGGCGTTCCTGCTGCGGCCCGGCTGGATCGCGGTCATCCTGGCCGGTCTGGCCTTCGCCGGGGCCTGCTTCTTCCTGCTCGCGCCCTGGCAGTTCAATCGCAACGCCGAGCGCACCGCCCAGAACGCGGCCATCACCGCCGCCCTGACCTCGCCGGCGGTGCCGGTGCTGGACCTGATGTCCACCACCGGCCAGCCGCCGGAGTCCGCGACCTGGCACGTGGTCACCGCGACCGGCACCTTCGACCCGGCCCGGCAGGTCCTGGTCCGGCTGCGCCAGAACGCCGCCGGCCACCCCATTTCTGAGGTGGTGCTGCCGTTCCGGCTGACCACCGGGCAGACCCTGCTGGTCGACCGCGGTTCGATCACCTTCATCGAGCTGAGCCAGGGAGTGACCGTCCCCGACGTGCCCACGGGCCAGGTCACCATCAGCGGCCGCGTCCAGGACGACCAGCTCGACCCGTCCCAGCGGCCGCCGACCACCGAGAACGGTCAGGTGCAGGTCACCGAGATCAGCGCGGCCATGATCGGTCAGGCGTTCGGCACCCAGCCGGGCGAGGCGTTCCTGGGCGGCTTCGTCCAGCTGACCGAGCAGAGCCCGGGCGTGCTCACCCCGATCGAGGTGCCGCAGACCGACGCCGGACCGTTCCTGTCCTACGCCCTGCAGTGGGAGGCCTTCGGGGTCATCGCCCTGATCGGGCTGGGGGTGTTCGTGGTCCGCGAGATCCGCGACCCCCGCGCCGACGACGACGAACCGGACCCGCGGGTCCGCGCAGCGGCCACCGCACCCACCGCCGCCCCGACCTCCGCCTCGACCACCGCCTCGACCACCGCCTCGACCTCGGTCCCGGCCTCGGCTCCAGCCGCTGGACCGAGCAAGGCCCCGGCGGCCGCCGAGCCGGTGGTGGCCGGGCGCGAATCGCGGCGCCGCTCCCGCGACGGGTTCGACCGCAGCCAACTCTGGGACGACGAGGGCACCCCCTGACGCCGGCCGAGGCCGCGGAGCGGGCCGCCGCGGCGCAGGACGCCGTGCTCACCGGGAACGTGCGGCGGCTCTGGGCGCTGCCCGGGACCGCGCTGGGCGTCAACTCCCGCCCCGCGCGGCTGCGCCACCGCACCTTCCTGGCCTGGAACTACTGGTGGCAGGCGCACCTGCTGGACTGCCTCATCGACGCCGAGCTCCGGGCCCCGGACGATCGCCGCCGAGCCCTGATCCGGCGGGTCATCCGGTCGGTCCGGGTCCGCAACGCGGGCCGGTGGACCAACGCCTACTACGACGACATGGCCTGGCTGGGGCTGGCCCTGCACCGGGCCGACCAGATGCTCGGCCTCGGCCGGCCGCCGGTGGTGCGGCTGCTGACCGGCCGGCTGCTCGATGCCTGGTCGGCCGAGCTGGGCGGCGGCATCCCGTGGCGGCGCGGCGACGAGTTCAAGAACGCCCCGGCCAACGCACCGGCCGCGATCCTGTTGGCCCGCACCGGTTTCCTGGACCGGGCGGTGTCCACGGCCGGCTGGATCGACACCGTGCTGCGCGACCCGGAGACCAATCTGATCCGGGACGGCGCCCGACCCGACGGCGCCGGCGGCATCCGGATCGAGACGCCGATCTACACCTACAACCAGGGCGCGGTCCTGGGGGCCGAGGTGGAGCTGGCCGCCCGGTCCGTGGCCGGGGCGCGGCACGCGGAACGGGTAGCCCGCACCGTGGACGCCGTCGCCGACCGGCTCTCGGTCGGCGGCGTGCTGACCGGGCACGCGGGCGGCGATTCCGGCCTGTTCACCGGCATTCTGGCCCGCTACCTGGCCCGGGTGGCCACCGATCTGCCCGGTGACGACGCCCGGGCGGCGCGGGTCCGGACCCGCGCCGCCGACCTGGTGCGCACCTCGGCCGAGGCGGCCTGGGTGCACGCGAGCACGGCCGGCGGACGCCTGACGTTCGGCCCGGACTGGACCCGCCCGGCTCAGCCCCCGGGGGTGGCGG
This genomic window from Nakamurella multipartita DSM 44233 contains:
- a CDS encoding low molecular weight protein-tyrosine-phosphatase produces the protein MTSELRIAADPRLHVCVVCTGNICRSPIGEQVLRRALQEAGLDDQVRVSSAGTGDWHVGAGAHRGSVRVLAEAGYPTEHTARQLTRADLAEIDLVLAADRDHRALVKRMLSEPERDKVRLLRDFDPDADGDEVPDPYYGPHQGFVEVLTMTQAAVPGVIAEIRRLLAEQDR
- a CDS encoding glycoside hydrolase family 76 protein; this translates as MLTGNVRRLWALPGTALGVNSRPARLRHRTFLAWNYWWQAHLLDCLIDAELRAPDDRRRALIRRVIRSVRVRNAGRWTNAYYDDMAWLGLALHRADQMLGLGRPPVVRLLTGRLLDAWSAELGGGIPWRRGDEFKNAPANAPAAILLARTGFLDRAVSTAGWIDTVLRDPETNLIRDGARPDGAGGIRIETPIYTYNQGAVLGAEVELAARSVAGARHAERVARTVDAVADRLSVGGVLTGHAGGDSGLFTGILARYLARVATDLPGDDARAARVRTRAADLVRTSAEAAWVHASTAGGRLTFGPDWTRPAQPPGVAAGGPERDLSVQLSGWMLLEAAAALDRVAHRPSTGSSNGR
- a CDS encoding SURF1 family cytochrome oxidase biogenesis protein produces the protein MTGPRTAPAPERPGGLRRLAFLLRPGWIAVILAGLAFAGACFFLLAPWQFNRNAERTAQNAAITAALTSPAVPVLDLMSTTGQPPESATWHVVTATGTFDPARQVLVRLRQNAAGHPISEVVLPFRLTTGQTLLVDRGSITFIELSQGVTVPDVPTGQVTISGRVQDDQLDPSQRPPTTENGQVQVTEISAAMIGQAFGTQPGEAFLGGFVQLTEQSPGVLTPIEVPQTDAGPFLSYALQWEAFGVIALIGLGVFVVREIRDPRADDDEPDPRVRAAATAPTAAPTSASTTASTTASTSVPASAPAAGPSKAPAAAEPVVAGRESRRRSRDGFDRSQLWDDEGTP